Proteins from one Sabethes cyaneus chromosome 2, idSabCyanKW18_F2, whole genome shotgun sequence genomic window:
- the LOC128737474 gene encoding chorion transcription factor Cf2, producing the protein MELNLMKNLELDKICRICLAVKKEMRPLFGEMVAEMLMEIAKIQIEQMDGWPDKICIQCIHQVSRCHAFKTRVEKSDSTLRQYIKGITVVVEEHMPKELPIDISRSQLATQKMPQIQPIQEIHIQRTDIPSIAEAAAPTMILTNAQLLNAGAQIINAGHLLTTAAGQQIIQAPQYHAAQIGQFIQGPNNTIQMITHGAAHPAPLLQIQRSDDRCEIIVQPEMPDQQFYDDSNVISVNPMQSVPMMVAAPPPAAIHHHHLAHTFQQQQQQQHLQQQMQQHQLEEELPEDEVEELHIKDGQESEYGEQGDSQIDNDEMIEEDIQEEEDVEAEQEEFFITDCETDDEEKQLAEFMTHQTSCPSPGRYICNLCRKEFNQPKCLRTHMSSHSNWLKANCKKQPECEICHKSFRGPGMLRMHMKTHEKADKLPTCSICQKEFKSKSILYRHRQTHFEKNFACSMCEKRFSSNYQLNIHMQRHKKQKPHKCPHCDKSFYNTSDLKVHVNQHLGIKVIQIKKVATTS; encoded by the exons ATGGAGCTGAATTTGATGAAAAACCTTGAGTTAGATAAAATTTGTCGAATATGTTTAGCAGTAAAGAAAGAGATGCGGCCGCTGTTTGGGGAAATGGTAGCGGAAATGCTGATGGAAATAGCTAAGATACAG ATTGAGCAAATGGATGGGTGGCCAGACAAAATTTGTATTCAGTGCATCCATCAAGTCAGTCGGTGCCATGCTTTTAAAACACGAGTGGAGAAGTCGGACAGTACCTTGCGGCAGTACATTAAGGGAATAACCGTGGTCGTTGAGGAGCACATGCCGAAAGAGCTACCAATTGATATTTCCAGGTCTCAACTTGCAACGCAAAAGATGCCACAAATCCAACCC ATTCAGGAGATTCACATTCAACGAACGGATATTCCATCGATTGCTGAAGCTGCTGCTCCTACAATGATATTGACAAATGCACAACTACTTAACGCCGGGGCTCAGATTATAAATGCAGGTCATTTGTTAACTACTGCCGCCGGTCAACAAATTATACAGGCACCTCAGTATCATGCAGCACAGATTGGACAGTTCATCCAAGGGCCAAACAATACCATTCAGATGATAACACATGGAGCAGCGCATCCAGCTCCATTGTTGCAAATTCAGCGATCGGATGATCGGTGTGAAATAATTGTGCAACCAGAAATGCCAGACCAGCAGTTTTACGACGACAGCAATG TTATCTCTGTAAATCCGATGCAATCCGTCCCTATGATGGTAGCGGCTCCTCCACCAGCAGcgattcatcatcatcatttggcCCATACTtttcagcaacagcagcagcagcagcatctgcAACAACAGATGCAACAACATCAACTTGAAGAAGAGCTGCCGGAAGATGAAGTCGAAGAATTGCACATTAAAGATGGACAGGAATCCGAATATGGCGAACAAGGGGATAGTCAGATCGATAACGATGAAATGATAGAGGAAGATATACAAGAGGAAGAAGACGTTGAAGCAGAACAGGAGGAATTCTTTATTACCGACTGTGAAACGGATGATGAAGAGAAGCAATTAG cTGAGTTTATGACCCATCAGACCTCTTGTCCTAGTCCTGGGCGATATATATGCAATTTGTGCCGGAAAGAATTCAATCAGCCAAAGTGTCTGCGAACGCATATGTCTTCCCATTCCAACTGGTTAAAG GCAAACTGTAAAAAACAGCCTGAATGCGAGATTTGTCACAAGAGTTTTCGAGGACCAGGAATGCTACGGATGCACATGAAAACGCATGAA AAAGCCGACAAACTACCCACATGCTCAATTTGTCAAAAAGAATTTAAATCTAAATCTATTTTATATCGACACAGGCAAACGCATTTTGAG AAAAATTTTGCATGTTCAATGTGTGAGAAACGATTCAGTTCAAATTATCAGTTGAACATCCACATGCAGCgacataaaaaacaaaaaccgcaTAAATGCCCTCACTGCGACAAGTCCTTTTATAATACGTCCGATTTGAAG GTTCACGTCAATCAGCATCTTGGTATTAAGGTGATCCAGATTAAAAAGGTTGCTACAACTAGCTAA
- the LOC128735792 gene encoding DNA replication ATP-dependent helicase/nuclease DNA2, with product TILAARLAPKHSYRIDNHDGMIVTDPDHLVSGTSVVGALYCQRRGVLQERFRGIEADSTIMTVGTIVHALLQKALRDNLSTLNDVIKMGREYINSKEMVSTLYACNMTGTEASNEIEKFYPKIYEFVKNHISHQRSSTKSNLQIYAIRDIEENIWCHQLGLKGKIDVTVEASYGPNEQRQIMPLELKTGRASFSAEHKGQIALYEMMMNLVGHKVQKGILLYLREGKCEPVASNRNIRRDLIMLRNEVAHYMSRTLTNVDRDSFDLFKDTLQLPEPLNNQHVCSRCPYNVICTSYLKYENRVFHDGHSISLIANEALRHLSNNHIDYFIQWAGLIFLENEEAKRGFHVKHLWTKSPEVRQKMGRAVSNLKLVGRVFRTGDECFHTFTLNSTSNDVVCVFNQLSQYFEINEYLICSTSKRIAVAAGRVVGVGKREITMSLERDLSQNYSDELFHLDKYESQSSITFNLTNIGVLLDDTDRSSNLRKIIIDREKPAFTRTVPTTVAVAAKEILRDLNKHQKIAVLTAIGTKSYCLFKGLPGTGKTKTVVALVRLLIALNKTVLITSNTHSAVDNVLKRLLLHDLKFLRLGAASRIDPSLKNYSEATLTEDCSTPEELAAVYNSFQIVGVTCLGSAHTLLVQRKFDFCIVDEATQVFQSAVIRPLLSSDKFVLIGDPDQLPPVIRSRKAKDLGADESLFLRLDSEQSCCVLPTQYRMNKTITKLANDFSYKGKLMCANEAVANATIKLPQIHIMHQKHKLEKWLLRTTASQLELSVVFINTLNTYNSSLAYDAGRKREYSYTAGNIEDDVTVQPKTIYENYCEAAIVFYTIMALLECGVESSSIGIITPFRAQVELLRFYLQLMEKLYANDKDASCANIDIEVNTVDQYQGKDKDIILYSCTKSNNPELPSSYEGDTSNEYEILQDTRRLTVAITRAKKKLIIIGDNQSLEKYTPFKNLIECVSPAGKITLQNRLFGFEWSAVFNTLDALHDCENQ from the exons acaattctcgctgctcgattggctcccaag CATTCGTATCGGATCGACAACCATGATGGAATGATTGTTACAGACCCAGACCACCTAGTTTCCGGAACGTCCGTGGTGGGAGCATTGTATTGTCAGCGACGCGGTGTGCTTCAAGAACGCTTTCGTGGTATAGAAGCAGATAGTACAATT ATGACAGTCGGAACAATTGTGCATGCTCTATTACAAAAAGCACTGCGGGATAATTTGTCCACGTTAAATGACGTTATTAAAATGGGACGAGAGTATATCAATTCAAAAGAAATGGTGTCTACACTTTACGCATGTAACATGACTGGAACTGAAGCATCGAATGAAATCGAAAAGTTCTATCCTAAAATTTATGAGTTTGTCAAAAATCATATCAGTCATCAG AGATCCAGTACAAAATCGAACTTACAAATCTATGCTATAAGGGATATTGAAGAAAACATCTGGTGCCATCAATTGGGATTAAAAGGAAAAATTGATGTGACTGTAGAGGCAAGTTACGGGCCAAACGAACAACGCCAAATAATGCCGCTAGAGTTAAAAACAGGTCGGGCTAGTTTTTCTGCCGAACATAAAGGTCAGATTGCTTTGTACGAAATGATGATGAACCTCGTAGGGCACAAAGTACAAAAAGGTATTCTCTTGTACCTTCGTGAAGGAAAATGTGAACCTGTAGCTAGTAATCGGAACATTAGGCGTGATCTTATCATGCTACGAAATGAAGTGGCTCACTATATGTCACGCACTTTAACGAATGTAGACCGTGATAGTTTCGACCTTTTCAAAGATACTCTACAATTACCGGAACCGCTCAATAACCAGCACGTTTGTTCGCGCTGCCCGTATAATGTGATATGCACCAGCTATCTAAAATACGAAAACAGGGTGTTCCATGATGGCCACAGCATCAGTTTAATTGCTAATGAGGCCTTAAGGCACCTAAGCAATAATCACATtgattattttattcaatgGGCTGGTCTAATTTTTTTGGAGAACGAAGAAGCGAAAAGAG GTTTTCATGTAAAGCATCTGTGGACGAAAAGCCCGGAAGTGCGCCAGAAGATGGGACGTGCTGTCAGTAATTTAAAACTGGTTGGACGAGTTTTCAGAACTGGCGATGAATGTTTTCATACCTTCACGTTAAATTCCACTTCAAACGACGTTGTATGCG TCTTTAACCAATTATCTCAGTACTTCGAAATTAACGAATACCTTATCTGCAGTACTTCCAAAAGAATAGCCGTCGCAGCAGGACGAGTCGTTGGTGTTGGCAAACGGGAAATCACAATGTCTTTAGAAAGAGATCTAAGTCAGAACTACTCAGATGAACTATTTCATTTGGATAAGTACGAATCGCAATCAAGCATCACATTTAATTTGACCAATATAGGTGTATTACTGGATGATACAGATAGATCATCTAATCTTAGAAAAATTATAATTGACCGAGAGAAACCAGCTTTCACACGAACCGTACCAACGACTGTTGCCGTCGCAGCAAAGGAAATTTTACGAGATCTCAATAAGCATCAGAAGATAGCAGTTCTAACCGCAATTGGCACCAAAAGCTATTGCCTATTCAAAGGCCTCCCAGGCACTGGAAAAACTAAAACTGTTGTCGCTCTTGTTCGTTTGCTTATAGCTCTAAATAAAACCGTACTAATCACTAGCAACACACATTCCGCTGTAGATAATGTTCTAAAACGACTACTGCTACATGATCTTAAATTTCTGAGGCTTGGAGCGGCTTCGAGAATTGACCCGAGTCTAAAGAACTATTCAGAGGCTACACTGACAGAGGATTGTTCTACTCCAGAGGAACTTGCAGCCGTATATAACTCATTT CAAATCGTTGGGGTAACATGTCTGGGATCAGCTCATACGCTGTTGGTCCAACGCAAGTTCGATTTCTGTATCGTTGATGAAGCAACGCAGGTATTCCAAAGCGCAGTCATCAGACCTCTGCTATCATCCGATAAATTCGTCCTCATTGGAGATCCCGACCAGTTGCCACCAGTGATAAGGTCTCGTAAAGCTAA GGATCTTGGTGCCGATGAGAGTCTTTTCTTACGACTGGATTCTGAGCAATCGTGCTGTGTGCTTCCAACTCAATATCGCATGAACAAAACCATCACTAAACTAGCGAACGATTTTTCTTACAAGGGAAAACTCATGTGCGCGAACGAAGCAGTAGCAAATGCCACCATAAAGCTACCACAAATTCATATAATGCATCAAAAACACAAGCTGGAGAAATGGCTTTTACGTACGACCGCTTCCCAGTTGGAACTATCAGTTGTGTTTATAAATACGCTCAATACGTATAACAGTAGTTTAGCGTACGACGCAGGTAGAAAAAGAGAATATTCTTACACAGCGGGAAACATTGAAGATGATGTGACAGTACAGCCTAAAACTATCTACGAAAACTATTGTGAAGCTGCAATTGTTTTCTATACAATTATGGCACTGCTTGAG TGTGGAGTTGAGAGTAGTTCTATAGGTATCATTACTCCATTCAGAGCTCAAGTCGAACTTCTAcgattctatcttcaattaatGGAGAAGCTGTATGCCAATGATAAGGATGCTTCGTGCGCAAATATTGATATTGAAGTTAATACTGTAGATCAGTACCAAGGAAAGGATAAAGat ATTATACTATACTCCTGCACGAAATCAAACAACCCGGAGCTTCCATCTTCTTACGAAGGAGATACTTCGAATGAATATGAAATACTGCAAGATACTCGAAGGCTTACGGTAGCAATAACGCGTGCCAAGAAAAAACTCATCATCATCGGAGACAATCAAAGTCTTGAGAAGTACACACCATTTAAAAATCTTATTGAGTGTGTTTCGCCTGCAGGTAAAATCACGCTTCAAAACAGATTATTTGGCTTCGAATGGAGTGCAGTTTTTAACACGTTAGATGCCTTACATGATTGCGAAAATCAATAA
- the LOC128734887 gene encoding ubiquitin-conjugating enzyme E2 L3: protein MAATRRLQKELTDIRASGLKSFRDIVVDEGNLLLWSGLIVPENAPYNKGAFRIEITFPAEYPFKPPKISFKTKIYHPNIDEKGQVCLPIISAENWKPATKTDQVIQALIALVNDPEPEHPLRADLAEEYLKDRKKFTKNAEEYTRKHSEKRPE, encoded by the exons ATGGCAGCTACAAGAAGACTCCAAAAG GAGCTGACCGACATACGTGCATCTGGTCTCAAATCTTTCAGGGACATTGTTGTGGATGAGGGAAACCTTTTATTGTGGTCTGGATTAATTGTTCCG GAGAATGCTCCATATAATAAAGGCGCATTCAGAATCGAAATAACGTTTCCAGCAGAATACCCGTTCAAGCCGCCAAAAATCtcgtttaaaacaaaaatttatcaccCGAATATTGACGAGAAAGGTCAGGTGTGTCTGCCTATTATTAGCGCGGAAAACTGGAAACCAGCCACCAAGACTGATCAAG TTATACAAGCTCTCATAGCACTTGTCAATGATCCCGAGCCGGAGCACCCCCTGAGAGCAGATTTAGCCGAAGAGTATCTGAAAGATCGTAAAAAATTCACAAAGAATGCTGAAGAATACACACGGAAGCATAGTGAAAAGCGACCGGAATAA